One segment of Pseudodesulfovibrio sp. 5S69 DNA contains the following:
- a CDS encoding glycosyltransferase family 4 protein has product MLTIDCRMADHSGIGTYIKNLVPRLASRLTSLSLTLMGAPDSLRRLLVEYGATNVSFLPFDEPIYSIREQLTLPFAIPRSTKLFWAPHYNIPALYPGRILTTVHDICHLAIKDVHASPLVRMYAALMFRAVRRRSIKIVTVSEFTKSELVSKLGYDPQAVQVIWNGVDDVWRRSRIADGYREPYLVYVGNIKPHKNLKRLVKAFQRISRQIPHKLLLVGRYDGFVSGFQDLDELMPCDRIELAGELDQDDLIRTVAGASALIMPSLYEGFGLPAAEAMSCGCPVLAANATSLPEVCGKAAFYFDPYSVDDMAGTILDFVRDEGGQARLKAEGYRQAESFDWSRAADQLCNLVTDII; this is encoded by the coding sequence GTGCTGACCATAGATTGCCGTATGGCTGACCACTCTGGAATCGGGACGTATATCAAGAATCTGGTCCCACGGCTTGCATCACGTCTCACATCGCTTTCTCTGACACTCATGGGCGCGCCGGATTCCCTGCGCCGGCTCTTGGTCGAATACGGTGCTACTAATGTATCGTTTCTTCCATTTGACGAGCCGATCTATTCCATCAGGGAACAACTGACCCTTCCGTTCGCCATCCCACGTTCGACCAAGCTGTTCTGGGCTCCGCATTATAATATCCCGGCATTGTATCCTGGCAGGATTTTGACCACGGTTCATGACATTTGTCATCTTGCCATAAAGGACGTTCACGCCAGCCCGCTGGTGCGTATGTATGCGGCTCTGATGTTCCGGGCAGTTAGGAGACGGTCTATTAAGATCGTTACCGTTTCTGAATTCACCAAGAGTGAGTTGGTTTCGAAGTTAGGATATGACCCTCAGGCGGTGCAAGTCATTTGGAATGGGGTGGACGATGTCTGGAGACGTTCACGCATTGCAGACGGCTATCGGGAACCATATCTTGTATATGTGGGAAATATCAAGCCCCATAAGAATTTGAAGAGGCTTGTGAAAGCTTTTCAGAGGATCAGCAGACAAATTCCCCATAAGCTCTTGCTCGTTGGCAGGTATGACGGGTTTGTCTCCGGTTTCCAGGACCTAGACGAACTGATGCCTTGTGATCGTATCGAACTGGCCGGGGAGCTGGATCAGGACGACCTCATACGGACCGTTGCTGGGGCCAGCGCATTGATTATGCCATCACTATACGAGGGATTCGGTTTGCCTGCTGCGGAGGCCATGTCTTGCGGCTGTCCGGTCCTGGCGGCGAACGCAACGTCATTGCCTGAGGTCTGCGGCAAAGCTGCATTCTATTTTGACCCCTACAGCGTCGATGACATGGCCGGGACCATTTTGGATTTTGTCCGGGATGAGGGGGGCCAAGCCCGGTTGAAAGCGGAAGGTTACAGGCAGGCCGAGTCGTTTGACTGGAGCAGGGCCGCGGATCAGTTGTGCAACCTCGTTACGGATATTATATAG